The Novipirellula caenicola genome segment CGCTCATACGGTCGGTCAAAATTTTCTGGCAGCGGTTGAGTTGCCGGGGATTGGCAACTTGGCGGATCGTTTCGAGCACAACGTGCTAGCGGTCATCGCATTGTTGTTGCCGCTAAGCGAAGCGTTGATTGCGATTGGATTGCTGTTCCGCCGGACGCGGCGAATCGCAGGGTTCTGTGTGATGCTGTTGCACTTCAGTTTGGTGATCATGCTCGGTCCTTGGAATCTGGATCACAGCGCCGGGGTGCTGTTTTGGAATGTTTTGCTGATCATCCAAGCGTGGTTTTTGTTTCTAAAGCCACTCGCGAAACCACGCGAATCTTCGCCGCCACCCTCTCACGCCGACGTTCCTGCGGATGCCAAGTCGATCGGCAAACGCTTTGCCCAAGCGATCGTGATTCTCGCGATCCTCATGCCGGTGACCGAGCGCTGGGGGTACTGGGATCATTGGACGTCGTGGGCTCTGTATTCGCCGCACAGTAGTCGTGCAGAGGTGCAAATTCACCGCTCGGCGATGGATCAATTGCCAGCGAGTATGCATCCGTTTCTGGTCGATGACGACTCCGACGGCTGGCACCGTCTGCAGATGAATTTATGGTCGCTCGATCGATTGAACGTCCCGGTCTATCCTCAAGCCCGTTTTCAGTTAGCTGTCGCTAGTCGTATCGCACACCTTTACGATCTGTCGGACTCGGTCCGTGTGATTGTCAAAGGAGTCGCCGATCGCCGCAGCGGAGCAAGGGAGGAACGACGCAGTCTCGGTCGCAACGAGATCGACGGTGCACTGCAACATTTCTGGATCACCCAGTAGGCATCGGGCTCAATCGATTGCCCACCGGATCAATGCACCGGGAATCGATTGCAGCCGAAATCGATCCGACAATCCGCTTTATCGCTACGACCGTACTTGTGAATGCCGCGGGCTACTTATGTGCTAGCTTTCAGTACATCGGTAACAACGAACCTTTCCTCTTTGTGGCGTTTAGCGACGGCGGACCATGATCAAAGTTCAAGGCTTGCGTAAGATTTACGATCGGCATTTGGCCGTTGACGGTGTTTCGTTTGCATTGCAGCCGGGACAGGTTTGCGGGCTGGTCGGTCCCAATGGGGCTGGCAAAACGACGGTGATGCGATGTTTGGCGGGATTGATTCCGCCGTCCGACGGATCGCTAAGGGTCGCAGGTTGTGACCAAAAGACCGATTTGATCGAGCTGAAACGCCGTTTGGCTTACGTGCCCGACGACCCGCCACTGTTTGACGATTTGACGGTGGGGCAGCACTTGGAAATGATCGGACGGTTGTATCAGGTCAACGATTTTCGTGCCCAAGCGACTCGGCTGCTGAGCCAATTTCAATTGTTGGACAAGGTCGACGCGGGCGCCACAACATTGTCGCGTGGGATGCGGCAAAAGTTGGCGGTATGCTGCGCGTACCTGTTTAATCCTGCGGTGCTGCTATTGGACGAGCCGATGACCGGGCTTGATCCGCCAGGGATTCGCGAATTATTGGCGTCGGTCCGGCAGCGTGCCGAAGCAGGAGCGACGGTGATGATCAGCAGCCATTTGCTGCCGATGATCGAAGGCGTCTGCACGCATTATTTGGTGATGAAGCAGGGCGAAGCAAAGTTCTTTGGAACCGCGGATGATCTGCGATCCGCGTACCCCGGGATCGGATCGCTTGAAGATGCCTATTTTGCAGCGATCGAAAATCCGGCAGTCGGTCTCGCAGTGGATGCCGAGGTTGCGATGATGGAAGGGGTGGCATGAGCGGGAAAGCGGATGCAGCGGAACTCCGGCCACGTTGGGATGCGCCTCAGGTGCATCGTCAATTGTGGTGGTTGACGAACTCGCGGAGTCAATTTCGTTTGCGGCGAACGCTGGATCGGATTTGTTCGCCTCGGCGCATTGTCGCGACACTTTTGGCAGGGATTTTTCTGGTCGCGTATCTGATGTATGGCGTGTTGGTGCTGTCCAACCGGGCACCAGCGTCACCGGATCATCTCCGCGGCTGGTTGTCAGGGGGGATGGTGCTGTATGCGTTTTACCATGCCGTGCGTTGTATTTGGGCGGAAACAGTCGTCGACCTCGAGATGACGGTCGCCGAACGGTTGTGGTTGGGCGGTGGACCGCTGCACCGATCCAGTTTGGCGACCTATCGAATCACCAACATTGTTTCGGCGACCGCGATCAAAACCTTGTTGTTGACGATCGTGATCGCTCGTGATGTTCAGCACGTCGAGCTATTGATGATGGGGGTGTTCGGATCGCTGTTATTGCTGGATACCGTGCGGCAAATTTTAGTCCGCATTGCTAGTGGATTGAGTGATTCGAGTCGGCGGCGCGCGAAAGCGATTAGCGCTGTCCTAGTCACCGCAGCGGCGCTACAAGTGACCGCGAACGTGGCTGCGGCGACCCCGATGGGGTCCCCGACATGGCTGTATTTGATTCATGTTTTTTATGCGGTGGGCGAGCTTGCACAAAGCTTCCTGATTCAAGCCGTGGCTATCGCGTGGATTCCCATGGCATCGCTGGCCGTGACCGCGAACTATTCGATTTGGACTGTCCTTGCAATCGTGTGCATTGCGTTGACGATTCTGTCGGCAGTCCGTGTTTTGGTGTGGGCTGACCATTGGGCGCTCGCTCAGAGTCGATTGCAGGAACAAGCACTCCTTCGCAAGCTGGATCAATCGGGAGGCGGCGAAGATATGGTAAGTCGGTCCGTCCAGGATCGCTTGTTCGATGTCGATGTGCTGCGAGGACACCCGAAGCTGAGCGGCATCGTGGCGATTGTGGCTCGTCAGTACCAAAGTGTGCGGCGGTATCGAAAAACAATCTTGGCTAGCTTTGTGATTCCCACTTTATTGTGTTTGTCACCGTTGGTGACCGACCAAGTCATCGAACAGTGGTTTTATGTCGTCAGCGGAGTGGCGTTGTGCACGATGCTGCTGGCGCCTCCGGCACTTCGGATTGATTTTCGCCGTGACTTGTTGCGAATGCAGTTATTGAAATCGTTGCCCGTCAAACCGCTTTCAATGGTCGTTGGCCAATTGACGTTGCCCATTTTGATCACATGGGGTTTCCAGTGCGTCACCCTGACGATCGCAGCTTGGATCGTTCAGCCTGGTTGGGTCCAGTGGTTGATGTGGACGGTGCTAATGGCCGCCTTTGCGGTATTCACGTTTGCCGTAGAAAACGCACTGTTTTTGGTGTATCCACACCATGCTCACCAACAAGGGTTGGCAATGATGTTACGAGCCAAGTTGACATTTTTAGGAAAAGCAGGCGTGATCGCTGCATCCTTGGGAATGTTGGTGCTGTGGGCCGCCGTGTGCAACCACCTCTTTCCGAAAGAAGTCTATCTGTACGGCTTTGTCGGCGGTGCGATCATCGCATCGTGGTGTGTTGCTGCCCTCAGTATGATGGCGACGGCGATGTGTTGGCGACGCTTTGATTTGTCATTTGATCTGCCTCCACAATAAGCGTTCGCCCAATGCCGTCTACTTTGGCACGAACCGGGTGGTTGTTATAGCGGAGCAGCGCGAGCCGCCCGGCCAATTTCGAACGTTCTACTCTCGACCAGACATGTTGGGGTGCAGTGCGTCGCGAATGGGATACGCGAATCGCGTTTGGTTTGTTTAAGAAAAAACCACTGCCGCCCAAATTGGACAGCAGTGGTTTCAGGTTGGATCAAAGTGACACGATTGAGCGGGGCTTAATCGTTGATTGATTTCCGAGTCGTTTACTTGTCTTCTTTTTCAGACTTCAATTCTTCGAGGAACAATTCCATCCGTTTCTTTTGACGATCGTCGCTAAGTTCAACGGCCTTTTCTTGGAACTTGATTGCTTCGTCGAGTTTTTCATCGATCTTGGAAAGCTGGGCCAAAATGTTGTAGACGAGCGGTTTGGCTTCGGCGTCCACTTTGTCAACGATCGGTGCGAGTGCGGCAACGGCTTCACCGGCCAATGGACCGACACTGCCACCTTGTTGAACCACAGCGGTCAGCGAGTAGGCGAATTGACCCAGCGACATCCAATCGCCCTTCATTTCCTCGAGACGTTCGCGATAGTATTTCACGACTTCGTCGGTGACGTGACCCGCCGACAACATCAAGCTTGATCGGAAATCCTTTAGGTTTGCCTGCAACGCGGCATCGTCCGTTTCCTCAAGTTGTTTGTCGACCAGTTTGATTGCTTCATCAAACTTTCCAGCTCCCGCCAACATTGAAATTTCTTGGATTGCCGCTTCGAGCCGTTGTTGTTCTTCCATGGCCTTCTTGAAGGCTTCGCGGTCCCACGAATCGGAAACCACTTGTTGCAGCGGTTCTTCCATTTCCATGGGGTGGCCGATCCATTCGACTTGGCTGGTTTTGCCAACGATAAACGCGGTCGGGATGCCCTGTTGGTTGGCTGCTTCCATGTAGTCTTTGTAGACCGAGCGGTCAGGGTCGGTGGTCAACGAGTATGCCGATGTGATTTCGTCGAACGTCTTTTTCAGTTCTTTGTTTTCTCGCGCCAAAAACTCTTTGACCTCTTCGACTTCTTCGTCCGAGACGCTGATGATTTGTACATTTTCGCCGCGGTACTGATTTTGTAGCTCGGCAAGGTGAGGCATGCTCATCACACATGGGCCACACCAAGTTGCCCAGAACTCAACGACATAGACTTTGCCTTTTTCAAACTTCTTGACCGGTTTGAAAAATCCTTTGCCGTCTTGCAGCCAGTGCTCGATGTCGATCGCGGGAGCTTTAGAACCGATACCGAGGGTGGCTTCAGCTTTAGCGTTTGGTTGCGCGAGCGTGACCAACATGCATGTGGCCGCAACAAGAAGAATCGATCGGAAAGAGAGAAATTTCATTTTTAAGAATGCTTGGTTGTGTGTAGGGGATTGGCCCACGAAAGGATATCAGGCCGGT includes the following:
- a CDS encoding ABC transporter ATP-binding protein; translation: MIKVQGLRKIYDRHLAVDGVSFALQPGQVCGLVGPNGAGKTTVMRCLAGLIPPSDGSLRVAGCDQKTDLIELKRRLAYVPDDPPLFDDLTVGQHLEMIGRLYQVNDFRAQATRLLSQFQLLDKVDAGATTLSRGMRQKLAVCCAYLFNPAVLLLDEPMTGLDPPGIRELLASVRQRAEAGATVMISSHLLPMIEGVCTHYLVMKQGEAKFFGTADDLRSAYPGIGSLEDAYFAAIENPAVGLAVDAEVAMMEGVA
- a CDS encoding TlpA disulfide reductase family protein, yielding MKFLSFRSILLVAATCMLVTLAQPNAKAEATLGIGSKAPAIDIEHWLQDGKGFFKPVKKFEKGKVYVVEFWATWCGPCVMSMPHLAELQNQYRGENVQIISVSDEEVEEVKEFLARENKELKKTFDEITSAYSLTTDPDRSVYKDYMEAANQQGIPTAFIVGKTSQVEWIGHPMEMEEPLQQVVSDSWDREAFKKAMEEQQRLEAAIQEISMLAGAGKFDEAIKLVDKQLEETDDAALQANLKDFRSSLMLSAGHVTDEVVKYYRERLEEMKGDWMSLGQFAYSLTAVVQQGGSVGPLAGEAVAALAPIVDKVDAEAKPLVYNILAQLSKIDEKLDEAIKFQEKAVELSDDRQKKRMELFLEELKSEKEDK